A genomic region of Devosia ginsengisoli contains the following coding sequences:
- a CDS encoding TatD family hydrolase: MLIDSHCHLDFEALASDIDGVMARAAAAGVTGMVTISTHVEKFSTYTALAERFANVWCSVGTHPHHADEELHIQTDDLVRLSAHPRCVAIGEAGLDYFYDNAPREAQATGLRRHIAAARITSLPLVIHSRKCDDDMAAILREEAGQGAFPFLLHCFTAGPDLARTALDLGGYISFSGIITFKNAEEIREVAKFVPADRYLVETDAPYLAPIPHRGESNEPSFVRHTAEKVAEVRGISLEQLGSETSANFARLFSKTGL, translated from the coding sequence ATGTTGATCGACAGCCATTGCCACCTCGATTTCGAGGCCCTGGCCAGCGATATCGACGGCGTCATGGCCCGCGCCGCAGCCGCCGGCGTCACCGGCATGGTGACGATATCCACACATGTGGAGAAGTTTTCCACATACACCGCGCTAGCGGAACGTTTTGCGAACGTCTGGTGCTCGGTCGGCACCCATCCGCATCACGCCGATGAGGAATTGCATATACAAACAGATGATCTTGTTCGGCTAAGTGCCCATCCCCGTTGCGTTGCTATCGGTGAAGCCGGCCTCGACTACTTCTACGACAACGCTCCGCGCGAGGCCCAGGCCACCGGCCTGCGCAGGCACATCGCCGCTGCCCGGATCACCAGTCTTCCACTGGTTATCCACAGCCGCAAATGCGACGACGACATGGCCGCGATCCTCCGGGAAGAAGCCGGGCAGGGGGCCTTCCCCTTCTTGCTGCATTGCTTCACCGCCGGCCCGGATCTGGCTCGCACCGCGCTCGATCTGGGCGGGTATATCTCGTTCTCCGGCATCATCACTTTCAAGAATGCCGAGGAGATCCGTGAGGTCGCCAAATTCGTTCCGGCTGACCGCTATCTCGTTGAAACCGATGCACCTTATCTCGCCCCGATCCCGCATCGCGGCGAGTCCAACGAACCCAGTTTCGTCCGCCACACGGCCGAAAAAGTCGCCGAGGTCCGGGGGATAAGTCTCGAACAACTCGGCAGCGAGACCAGTGCCAATTTCGCCCGCCTGTTCTCGAAAACCGGGCTCTGA
- a CDS encoding MBL fold metallo-hydrolase: MPAAQRITATILGCGSSGGVPRIGNVWGDCDPSEPRNRRLRCSLLLEGFSEGSDTPTRVLIDTGCDLREQMLAAKVDRVEAVLYTHAHADHTHGIDDLRVLALHNRRRVDVYFDTETGARLREAFGYCFVSPPGSDYPPILNAHEIAAGNVLEIDGPGGTITVTVFEQTHGNITSLGFRTANFAYSCDLSDFPEASLPAISGLDLWVIDALRPTPHPSHLSLPETLEWIARIAPKQAVLTNMHIDLDYARTEAETPDNVTPAFDGMQIDVLSGRILNR, from the coding sequence ATGCCCGCTGCCCAGAGGATAACGGCCACCATCCTGGGCTGCGGATCGTCCGGCGGCGTACCGCGCATTGGCAATGTCTGGGGCGACTGCGACCCCAGTGAACCCCGTAACCGCCGCCTCAGATGTTCCCTTTTGCTGGAAGGGTTTAGCGAGGGCAGCGACACCCCGACCCGGGTGTTGATCGACACCGGCTGCGACCTGCGCGAACAGATGCTGGCCGCCAAGGTCGATCGCGTCGAAGCCGTGCTCTACACCCACGCCCATGCCGACCATACGCATGGCATCGACGACCTGCGTGTGCTGGCACTACACAATCGCCGCCGCGTCGATGTCTATTTCGACACCGAAACCGGCGCCCGCCTGCGCGAAGCCTTCGGCTATTGCTTCGTTTCCCCGCCGGGCAGCGATTATCCGCCCATTCTCAACGCGCATGAAATCGCCGCGGGAAACGTGCTTGAGATCGATGGGCCGGGCGGCACGATCACGGTCACGGTGTTCGAGCAGACCCACGGCAACATCACCTCGCTGGGCTTCCGCACCGCCAATTTCGCCTATTCCTGCGACCTGTCGGACTTCCCCGAGGCGTCGCTGCCGGCCATTTCCGGCCTCGACCTATGGGTGATCGATGCCCTGCGCCCCACGCCGCATCCCAGCCACCTGAGCCTGCCGGAAACGCTGGAATGGATCGCCCGGATAGCCCCGAAGCAGGCCGTGCTCACCAACATGCATATCGATCTCGACTATGCGCGCACGGAAGCGGAGACGCCTGATAATGTGACGCCAGCCTTCGACGGCATGCAGATCGACGTGCTGAGCGGGCGTATCCTCAACCGCTAG
- a CDS encoding TIGR03842 family LLM class F420-dependent oxidoreductase, with translation MEFGITFKGFIEPERARYLVRAAEYAGFSYCWFYDSHILWRDCYAAIAMCMEHTTDMRFGPLVTNPDVRDWSVAASIFGSLAKQSGGRFDLAVGRGDSSMRVMGKKPATLARVAEFIAKTQAMVRGEEVSYGEIPAAVKFPWAVGHEMPSWIAAYGPLALKTAGEHADGVVLQLADPGLCKWFTDQCITAGKAAGKDMSKFRSMAAAPAYFGDKARAIEATKWFPAMVGNHVADIVEKYGADSDQIPKSLTSYIEKRRGYDYSKHGQSDNPFLDFITPDVVENFCVLGEPEDHIAKMHALEDAGVTQFNIYLDSGDEEEIIANYGRHVIPAFR, from the coding sequence ATGGAATTCGGCATCACCTTCAAAGGCTTTATCGAGCCCGAACGGGCACGCTATCTGGTGCGTGCCGCCGAATATGCCGGGTTCAGCTATTGCTGGTTCTATGACAGCCACATTCTCTGGCGCGATTGCTACGCTGCCATTGCCATGTGCATGGAACACACCACCGATATGCGCTTCGGTCCGCTGGTGACCAACCCGGATGTGCGCGACTGGTCGGTGGCTGCCTCGATCTTCGGCTCGCTCGCCAAGCAGAGCGGCGGCCGCTTCGACCTGGCCGTCGGCCGGGGCGACAGTTCGATGCGCGTGATGGGCAAGAAGCCGGCAACGCTGGCCCGGGTGGCCGAATTCATCGCCAAGACCCAGGCCATGGTGCGGGGCGAAGAAGTCTCCTATGGCGAAATTCCCGCGGCAGTGAAATTCCCCTGGGCGGTCGGCCATGAAATGCCGAGCTGGATCGCCGCCTATGGCCCGCTGGCGCTGAAGACGGCGGGCGAGCATGCCGATGGTGTCGTGCTGCAATTGGCCGATCCGGGTCTCTGCAAGTGGTTTACCGACCAGTGCATCACCGCCGGCAAGGCTGCAGGCAAGGACATGAGCAAGTTCCGCTCCATGGCCGCAGCGCCGGCCTATTTCGGCGACAAGGCCCGCGCCATCGAGGCCACCAAGTGGTTCCCGGCCATGGTGGGCAACCACGTGGCCGATATCGTCGAGAAATACGGCGCCGACAGCGACCAGATCCCCAAGAGCCTCACCAGCTATATCGAGAAGCGCCGGGGCTATGATTATTCAAAGCATGGCCAGTCGGACAATCCGTTCCTCGATTTCATCACGCCCGACGTGGTGGAGAATTTCTGCGTGCTGGGCGAGCCGGAAGACCACATCGCCAAGATGCACGCCCTCGAGGATGCGGGCGTGACGCAGTTCAACATCTACCTGGACAGCGGCGACGAGGAAGAGATCATCGCCAACTATGGGCGGCACGTAATCCCGGCATTCCGCTAG
- a CDS encoding ABC transporter ATP-binding protein: protein MSAGLVVSGVAVELGGQAIVAGVDMVAPVGQVTGLIGPNGAGKSTLLRAILGLLPAMGSVSFDGTDLTTLPRRIRAQFTAFVEQSSDTDARLTAREVVLLGRIPFQSIWQAAPSPEDMAQADAALASVEMTDFADRLYQTLSGGEQQRVQIARALAQQPRLLLLDEPTSHLDVHAQLAMLDLLRRRARWRGRAGGAARSEPRCRLLRLAGRAAGGRLAAAGAPGEVLTPALLRTVYGVDATILRHPGDGRPLIAYDLPG, encoded by the coding sequence ATGAGCGCGGGGCTGGTGGTCAGCGGCGTCGCTGTGGAACTGGGCGGCCAGGCGATTGTCGCCGGGGTCGACATGGTCGCGCCCGTGGGTCAGGTGACCGGACTGATCGGCCCCAATGGCGCTGGGAAATCCACGTTGCTGCGGGCTATTCTCGGTCTTCTCCCGGCCATGGGCTCAGTGAGCTTTGATGGAACAGACCTCACCACCCTGCCCCGTCGTATCCGGGCGCAATTCACGGCCTTTGTCGAGCAGAGCAGCGACACCGATGCGCGGCTGACGGCGCGTGAAGTGGTGTTGCTGGGCCGCATTCCCTTCCAGTCCATCTGGCAGGCAGCCCCCTCCCCCGAGGATATGGCGCAGGCCGATGCGGCGCTGGCCTCGGTTGAGATGACTGATTTTGCCGACCGGCTTTACCAGACGCTGTCGGGTGGCGAGCAACAGCGCGTCCAGATTGCCCGCGCGCTGGCGCAACAGCCCCGACTGCTGCTGCTGGATGAACCCACGAGCCATCTCGATGTGCATGCGCAACTGGCCATGCTCGACCTGTTGCGCCGCCGCGCGCGCTGGCGCGGCCGTGCTGGTGGCGCTGCACGATCTGAACCTCGCTGCCGGCTTCTGCGACTCGCTGGTCGTGCTGCAGGGGGGCGGCTGGCGGCGGCTGGAGCGCCCGGCGAGGTGCTGACCCCTGCCCTGCTGCGCACGGTCTATGGGGTCGATGCCACCATATTGCGCCATCCGGGCGATGGCCGCCCGCTGATCGCCTATGACTTGCCCGGCTAA
- a CDS encoding putative F420-0 ABC transporter permease subunit, with protein sequence MNRPGLATLILSLLALLLASLVLAVTFGPADIAPSEVWQTIGWHFGLLPESPVGRLRDAIIWELRLPRVLAAAVVGAGLALCGAVMQALTRNPLADPYLLGLSSGASLGAVAFLLTGASLLMPLGAFLGAGAAMALTLLVTQLLGGATPTRAILAGISISALAAAATSFLIFWSATGDSYREILSWLMGSLSGVIWPEALLVLAALVLAGLPVLLSGRSLDAFAFGDTAAATLGVDVNRLRWWLLGGTALLTGVLVSIGGAIGFVGLIVPHVARLVTGSRHRVLLPGAMLLGASFMVWTDTAARSLFEPRELPVGIITALLGAPIFLLVLLRYRRIT encoded by the coding sequence GTGAACCGACCGGGGCTGGCCACGCTGATCCTGAGCCTGCTGGCGCTGCTGCTGGCCAGCCTAGTGCTGGCCGTGACCTTCGGGCCTGCCGATATCGCGCCATCAGAAGTGTGGCAGACCATTGGCTGGCATTTCGGCCTGCTGCCGGAAAGCCCGGTGGGTCGGTTGCGCGATGCCATCATCTGGGAATTGCGCCTGCCGCGCGTGCTCGCCGCCGCGGTCGTCGGCGCGGGCCTGGCGCTATGCGGCGCGGTGATGCAGGCGCTGACCCGCAATCCGCTGGCCGACCCTTACCTGCTCGGCCTGTCCTCTGGCGCATCCCTCGGCGCCGTCGCCTTCCTGCTGACAGGGGCAAGCCTCTTGATGCCGCTGGGCGCCTTTCTGGGTGCCGGCGCCGCCATGGCGCTGACACTGCTGGTCACGCAATTGCTGGGCGGGGCCACGCCGACGCGGGCCATCCTGGCCGGTATTTCCATATCGGCGCTCGCCGCGGCGGCAACCTCATTCCTCATTTTCTGGTCGGCGACGGGCGATTCCTACCGAGAAATCCTGAGTTGGCTGATGGGCTCACTGAGCGGTGTCATCTGGCCGGAGGCGCTGCTGGTGCTCGCCGCCCTGGTGCTGGCGGGACTGCCGGTGCTGCTGTCCGGCCGCTCGCTCGATGCTTTTGCTTTTGGCGACACGGCCGCGGCGACACTGGGTGTCGATGTTAACAGGCTGCGCTGGTGGCTGCTTGGGGGCACGGCGCTGTTGACCGGCGTGCTGGTGTCTATCGGCGGGGCGATCGGTTTTGTCGGGCTCATTGTGCCGCATGTGGCGCGGCTGGTGACCGGCTCGCGCCATCGCGTGCTGCTGCCGGGGGCCATGCTGCTGGGCGCCAGCTTCATGGTCTGGACCGATACGGCGGCGCGCAGCCTGTTCGAACCACGCGAACTGCCGGTGGGCATCATCACGGCCCTGCTGGGCGCGCCGATCTTCCTTCTCGTGCTGCTGCGCTACAGGCGGATCACATGA
- a CDS encoding putative F420-0 ABC transporter substrate-binding protein, translating into MRPLPLSLAVLALSVGPALAQTGYPLATDNCGFAVTLPAAPQRVVTIKSTATEMLLALGLGERIVGVGFQDGPAPEPWTAEAAALPVLSDKLPSQEVVLEAEPDLVYGGWESNFSADGAGERPTLAALGVAGYVSPAACRSIKPAKLSFDEIFAEIAEMGTIFDATSAADALIAEQRAALAAITPDTRGLTALWYSSGTKTPYVGAGSGVPQMMLEALGLENIMADVDDGWVSASWEAVVDANPDVIVLVDATWNSAEQKKKLLAENPITSQLDAVIHQRYLVVPFPASEAGVRNVGATADMAAQLAALSFTP; encoded by the coding sequence ATGCGCCCCCTGCCCTTGTCCCTAGCCGTGCTTGCGCTGTCCGTGGGGCCTGCATTGGCCCAGACGGGCTATCCGCTGGCAACAGACAATTGCGGCTTTGCCGTCACCCTGCCCGCCGCGCCGCAGCGCGTGGTGACGATCAAGTCGACCGCCACCGAAATGCTGCTGGCGCTGGGGCTGGGCGAGCGGATCGTTGGCGTCGGCTTCCAGGATGGTCCGGCGCCGGAGCCGTGGACCGCGGAAGCGGCAGCTTTGCCGGTGCTGTCGGACAAGCTGCCGTCGCAGGAAGTGGTGCTCGAGGCCGAGCCCGACCTGGTCTATGGCGGCTGGGAGAGCAATTTTTCGGCCGATGGTGCGGGCGAGCGGCCGACTTTGGCGGCGCTGGGCGTGGCCGGTTACGTGTCCCCGGCCGCGTGCCGCTCGATCAAGCCGGCCAAGCTGAGTTTCGACGAGATCTTCGCCGAGATCGCTGAAATGGGCACCATCTTCGATGCAACGTCGGCCGCGGATGCGCTGATTGCTGAGCAGAGGGCGGCGCTGGCGGCCATCACGCCCGATACACGCGGGCTTACCGCGCTGTGGTATTCTTCTGGCACCAAGACGCCCTATGTCGGCGCTGGCAGCGGGGTACCGCAGATGATGCTGGAGGCGCTGGGGCTGGAAAACATCATGGCCGATGTGGATGACGGCTGGGTTTCGGCCAGTTGGGAAGCGGTGGTGGATGCCAATCCCGATGTCATCGTGCTGGTCGATGCGACCTGGAATTCGGCCGAGCAGAAGAAAAAGCTGCTGGCCGAAAACCCGATTACCAGCCAGCTTGATGCGGTGATCCACCAGCGCTATCTCGTGGTGCCCTTCCCGGCTTCGGAAGCCGGGGTGCGCAATGTGGGCGCGACGGCTGATATGGCGGCCCAGCTCGCCGCCCTCAGTTTCACCCCGTGA